Proteins from one Nitrospirota bacterium genomic window:
- a CDS encoding class I SAM-dependent methyltransferase, with product MENICGICNNILSSSAIKKTVKEGKFYSVYFCKHCRIGMTIPVPSGPEILSFYDSENYRTWDGKRFNTVIELLIYISRLQRKKRLEKYFTKGSILDIGCGRGLFLSIMKNRGWSVSGVEFNKETALNISRVYGLNIKSGHPSDWGFSDKSFDIITMNHVLEHLTNPLDMIIECRRLLKKNGLFVCAVPNFESLQAFIGKHLWFHLDIPYHIYHFSEPGLIRLLENNSFRILKIRRFDLEYNPFGWLQTLLNVSGIKKNLLFNILKRPSIRSKLFKDINHWHILFTFMAIPLYVPLSIALSLFESFVLKRGGTVEIFAIKE from the coding sequence ATGGAAAATATCTGTGGTATTTGCAATAACATTTTAAGCTCTTCTGCTATTAAAAAAACAGTAAAAGAGGGCAAGTTTTATAGTGTTTATTTCTGCAAACATTGCAGGATTGGCATGACAATCCCTGTGCCTTCTGGGCCCGAGATTTTAAGTTTCTATGACTCCGAAAATTATCGAACATGGGATGGCAAGAGATTCAATACGGTTATAGAATTACTCATTTATATCTCGAGGCTTCAGAGGAAAAAAAGATTAGAGAAGTATTTTACAAAGGGTAGTATACTTGATATTGGGTGCGGAAGGGGTCTTTTTCTGAGTATCATGAAGAACAGGGGATGGAGTGTTTCAGGAGTTGAATTCAATAAAGAAACCGCTCTGAATATTTCAAGGGTTTATGGTTTGAACATCAAGAGTGGACATCCTTCTGACTGGGGGTTTTCAGATAAAAGTTTTGATATAATCACAATGAATCATGTACTTGAACATCTTACAAATCCACTTGATATGATAATTGAATGCAGAAGATTGCTGAAAAAAAATGGCCTTTTTGTATGTGCTGTCCCAAATTTCGAAAGCCTTCAGGCTTTTATTGGAAAACATCTATGGTTTCATCTCGATATTCCTTATCATATTTATCATTTTTCTGAGCCTGGATTAATCCGTTTATTGGAAAATAATTCTTTTAGAATCCTAAAAATAAGACGATTTGATTTGGAATATAATCCCTTTGGATGGTTACAAACATTATTGAACGTCTCCGGTATCAAAAAAAATCTTCTCTTTAATATACTTAAAAGACCCTCAATCAGAAGTAAGCTGTTTAAAGATATTAATCATTGGCATATATTATTCACATTTATGGCTATTCCATTATATGTGCCTTTATCTATCGCACTTTCATTATTCGAGTCCTTTGTATTAAAAAGAGGAGGCACTGTTGAGATATTTGCCATTAAAGAATAA
- the radC gene encoding DNA repair protein RadC: MGYQSIKKWPESERPRERLLKHGARSLSDAQLLAIVLRTGSGAKSALDLAIELINTFGNLKKIEDAAPKEFACLKGIGDAKISQIKAAFELGRRLFEEHQAKGPAFLSGYNVFIYYRKHFKNMQKEEFRCALLDAKNRFFRDCRISEGTLTNSLIHPREAFRDAIKESAASVIFIHNHPSGDPTPSREDIIITERLVNAGDIVGIRVLDHIIIGDDTYISMMEKGYIKNT, translated from the coding sequence ATGGGATATCAGAGTATTAAAAAATGGCCTGAAAGTGAGAGACCAAGAGAAAGGTTACTCAAACATGGTGCTCGTAGTCTCTCTGATGCTCAACTTCTTGCTATTGTTTTGAGAACCGGTAGTGGTGCAAAAAGTGCACTTGATCTTGCTATTGAACTTATCAATACTTTTGGAAATCTTAAAAAAATTGAAGATGCAGCACCTAAAGAATTTGCTTGCCTCAAAGGAATAGGAGATGCAAAAATCTCACAGATAAAAGCTGCCTTTGAACTTGGCAGAAGGCTTTTTGAAGAACATCAAGCTAAAGGGCCAGCTTTCTTATCTGGGTATAATGTTTTTATTTACTACCGAAAACATTTTAAAAATATGCAGAAAGAGGAATTCCGGTGTGCATTACTTGATGCAAAAAACAGATTTTTTAGAGATTGCCGAATTTCTGAGGGAACATTAACTAATTCACTGATACATCCACGTGAGGCGTTTAGGGATGCAATAAAAGAGTCTGCAGCATCTGTAATTTTTATACATAACCATCCAAGCGGAGATCCTACTCCAAGCAGAGAAGATATAATAATAACAGAAAGGCTTGTTAACGCAGGAGATATTGTAGGGATTAGGGTGCTTGATCACATAATAATTGGAGATGATACATATATTAGCATGATGGAAAAGGGATATATAAAAAATACTTAA
- the purE gene encoding 5-(carboxyamino)imidazole ribonucleotide mutase codes for MKPRVLIIVGSDSDLTIMENAGKTLEELDIAYEITIASAHRTPERVMILASQAEEKGIEVIITGAGMAAHLAGIVAAHTILPVIGVPIDSSPLKGIDSLLSIVQMPVGVPVATVAIGKAGAKNAAILSAQIIGRKDPVVAAKLKTLKKKMTEEVENKAKMLRKTK; via the coding sequence ATGAAACCAAGGGTATTAATTATTGTGGGTAGCGATTCTGATCTTACGATTATGGAAAATGCTGGAAAAACACTCGAGGAACTTGACATTGCTTATGAAATTACTATTGCGTCTGCACATAGAACACCGGAACGTGTTATGATTTTAGCTTCTCAGGCTGAAGAAAAAGGCATCGAGGTAATCATTACTGGTGCAGGTATGGCAGCCCATCTGGCAGGAATTGTAGCAGCACACACAATTTTGCCTGTAATAGGAGTGCCAATAGATTCCTCCCCTCTCAAAGGTATAGATTCGCTTCTATCAATTGTTCAGATGCCAGTTGGAGTGCCTGTTGCAACAGTGGCTATTGGCAAGGCAGGAGCGAAAAATGCTGCGATTCTTTCAGCTCAAATAATCGGAAGGAAAGACCCTGTTGTTGCCGCAAAACTCAAGACTTTAAAAAAGAAGATGACCGAAGAGGTAGAGAATAAAGCAAAGATGCTCAGAAAGACTAAATAA
- a CDS encoding tetratricopeptide repeat protein, translating to MNSDNSAFLKILKLSAIIFLFLSFALNYLSTPLWDSDFWWHIANGRYIVTSGTLPEKDPFCFTSILEENKNPFPEWENFILKQYWLSQIIFYLIYNSSGTAGIIILRSLLLLILLIIVFWQLKRWSVSFPIAFLFTFIVFIATIKTTGERPVLFTILFTALIFFLLEDFRRNRKKRIVLLIPLMLFWCNLHGGFIIGIGIITAFMFGEGINFFLKKSDYTKQEIFIFYIVSILSIAVSFINPTGWDALFISINIPFKYKIIHENIQEYFSPFIFYKSKIYPLPYEYVILVFLFPIILFLRWKKIYLSHLIVLLIFLIPSISARRFMIYYVILGSMILGNEFDILMKSLIKKRFSEFDYQKIITILSFVALFSSVAFFAGNIYGHDGFQFEVANNYSVPVGAVNFIEKNNLSGNMFNDYGYGGYISWRLYPYKKTFIDTRALNISVKMEYGWIINALMMSDVDKSIEGKSNNPLWKVLINHYDINYIVLSVVNPISQIYPLIFELIESDDWIPVYSDEMSVIFVKNNLRNNDIIKKNRIPTEEVYNTIIYQGASRALNNKTNPRSLISLGDVFYRMHRSEDALKAYKYALERMPDDKSIQRKIAQIELEIKTKKEQPKSD from the coding sequence ATGAATTCTGATAATTCTGCCTTTCTTAAAATATTGAAACTTTCAGCAATAATTTTTCTTTTTTTATCATTCGCACTTAATTATCTTTCCACTCCTTTATGGGACAGTGATTTCTGGTGGCATATTGCAAATGGTAGATATATAGTAACTTCAGGAACCCTGCCTGAAAAAGATCCATTTTGCTTTACTTCAATACTCGAAGAAAATAAAAATCCATTTCCTGAGTGGGAAAACTTCATTTTAAAACAATACTGGCTCAGTCAAATTATCTTTTATTTAATCTACAATTCTTCAGGCACAGCAGGCATTATCATACTAAGAAGTCTCCTTCTTCTTATACTACTTATAATAGTTTTCTGGCAACTCAAGCGATGGTCTGTAAGTTTTCCAATTGCATTTTTATTTACTTTTATTGTTTTCATAGCTACTATTAAAACTACAGGGGAACGTCCGGTTCTCTTCACGATACTTTTTACTGCTCTGATATTTTTTCTCTTAGAAGATTTCAGAAGAAATAGGAAAAAGCGGATAGTATTGCTCATTCCCCTGATGCTTTTTTGGTGCAATTTGCACGGAGGGTTCATCATCGGAATAGGTATTATCACTGCTTTTATGTTTGGAGAAGGAATTAATTTTTTCCTAAAAAAGAGTGATTATACAAAGCAGGAAATCTTTATATTCTATATCGTCTCAATCCTTTCAATCGCTGTCTCTTTTATCAACCCAACCGGCTGGGATGCATTATTTATTTCAATAAATATCCCTTTTAAATATAAAATAATACATGAGAATATTCAGGAATATTTCTCCCCATTTATTTTTTATAAATCAAAAATATATCCATTACCATATGAATATGTAATTCTTGTTTTTCTCTTTCCAATAATCCTGTTTCTACGATGGAAGAAAATATATTTATCCCATCTCATTGTGCTTTTAATATTTCTTATTCCGAGTATTTCAGCACGCAGATTTATGATTTACTATGTGATTTTAGGTTCCATGATTTTAGGTAATGAGTTTGATATTTTGATGAAAAGTTTAATAAAAAAAAGATTTTCAGAATTCGATTATCAAAAGATTATAACTATATTGTCATTCGTTGCATTATTTTCATCAGTAGCCTTTTTTGCAGGTAATATATATGGACATGACGGATTTCAATTTGAAGTTGCGAATAATTATTCAGTTCCAGTTGGAGCAGTCAATTTTATTGAAAAAAACAATCTTTCAGGCAACATGTTTAATGACTATGGTTATGGTGGATATATATCATGGAGACTCTATCCATATAAAAAAACTTTTATAGATACACGTGCACTAAATATCTCTGTAAAGATGGAATACGGCTGGATTATAAATGCTTTGATGATGAGTGATGTTGACAAAAGCATCGAAGGAAAGTCAAATAACCCTTTGTGGAAAGTTCTGATTAATCATTACGATATAAACTATATAGTGCTATCGGTTGTAAATCCAATTTCACAAATTTATCCATTAATTTTCGAACTTATCGAAAGTGATGACTGGATTCCTGTATATAGTGACGAAATGAGTGTAATATTTGTAAAAAACAATTTACGCAACAATGATATTATTAAAAAAAACCGAATTCCAACTGAAGAAGTTTATAATACAATAATATATCAAGGAGCCAGTCGAGCACTAAACAATAAAACAAATCCTCGCTCATTGATATCGCTTGGTGATGTTTTTTATAGAATGCATAGATCAGAAGATGCTCTAAAGGCATATAAATATGCTCTGGAAAGGATGCCGGATGATAAAAGTATTCAAAGAAAGATTGCTCAGATTGAATTAGAGATAAAAACAAAAAAAGAGCAACCAAAAAGTGATTAA
- a CDS encoding DUF89 family protein, with product MRVHLDCFPCFLRQALIALRLGTKDESLQERILKSILEHIENADTSKPPAYTTTFIHRKIRQLLGGDPFRDIKLKYNQIAMNLYPSLKNLVEKSNDPLWMSTRLAIAGNVIDFGIFTSVDIEGAIQKALRTPLAVDDYDALKEAILLTDKILYLTDNAGEIVFDKILIETLIKINKRVIVATKGSPVINDSTIEDAIQTGLNEICDLIDNGSEAVGTILEWTSPAFQKIFNDAPLIISKGQGNFETLFGKNKTIFFLFQSKCDVVSKELGLTHGSMLLKKS from the coding sequence ATGCGCGTACATCTTGATTGTTTCCCATGTTTTCTTCGGCAGGCATTAATTGCGCTTCGCCTCGGGACAAAAGATGAATCATTACAAGAAAGAATTTTAAAAAGTATTCTTGAGCATATCGAAAATGCTGATACTTCAAAACCTCCTGCTTATACTACAACCTTTATTCATCGTAAGATAAGACAGTTGCTTGGCGGGGATCCTTTCAGAGATATAAAATTAAAATATAATCAGATTGCAATGAATTTATATCCTTCTTTAAAAAATCTTGTTGAGAAAAGTAATGATCCTTTATGGATGAGCACACGGCTTGCAATCGCCGGGAATGTTATAGATTTCGGTATTTTTACATCTGTAGATATCGAGGGCGCTATCCAAAAAGCATTGCGCACTCCACTTGCTGTCGATGACTATGATGCTTTAAAAGAGGCTATTTTATTAACGGATAAAATATTATACCTGACTGACAACGCAGGAGAAATTGTTTTTGATAAAATTCTTATTGAAACATTAATAAAAATTAACAAAAGAGTTATAGTAGCTACTAAAGGGTCCCCTGTTATAAATGATTCAACAATCGAAGATGCAATTCAAACAGGACTTAATGAAATCTGTGATTTGATAGACAATGGCTCGGAAGCAGTCGGAACAATCCTCGAATGGACATCACCTGCTTTTCAAAAGATATTCAATGATGCTCCACTGATAATCAGCAAAGGACAGGGAAACTTTGAAACATTATTTGGTAAAAACAAAACAATATTCTTCCTTTTCCAATCAAAATGTGATGTGGTTTCTAAAGAACTTGGTTTAACACATGGTTCAATGCTTCTCAAGAAATCATGA
- a CDS encoding RNA-binding protein, with translation MSTRLYVGNISFKATEEDLKNLFSQVGEVVSVKLIKDATTGRLRGFGFVEMASNEDAQKAISKFNGNNFMERSIVVNQAKPQEKRGRERSKERSSFRMRGEKQ, from the coding sequence ATGAGTACAAGGCTTTATGTTGGTAACATCTCCTTTAAGGCCACCGAAGAGGATTTAAAAAATCTGTTCTCACAGGTTGGTGAAGTAGTTTCTGTAAAACTTATAAAAGATGCAACGACCGGAAGACTCAGGGGCTTTGGTTTTGTGGAGATGGCCTCAAATGAAGATGCACAGAAAGCAATTTCAAAGTTTAACGGGAATAACTTTATGGAGAGGAGCATCGTTGTCAATCAGGCAAAACCACAGGAAAAACGTGGTAGAGAGCGTTCAAAAGAAAGAAGTAGTTTTCGCATGAGAGGTGAAAAACAATAA
- a CDS encoding GDP-mannose 4,6-dehydratase — MRKNWLNKNVFVTGCSGLLGSWLVEELIHKGANVIGLLRDYVPQSRIYHDGLIQKITTVTGNIEDFYLIERALNEYEIEIVFHLAAQTIVPIANNNPLSTFETNIRGTWTLLEACRRNRKIKKIIVASSDKAYGEHQKLPYTEDMPLQGKYPYDVSKSCADLIAQMYFHYYKIPVCVTRCGNLFGGGDLNFNRIVPGTIRSIYYGENPIIRSDGKYVRDYFYVKDAANAYLCLAEKMDNEKIIGHTFNFGNDTPMTVLEITGELLTLMERSDLHPVILNEAKGEILKQYLSSKKARKILGWKPVFSLREGLKETIKWYENYFATVTI, encoded by the coding sequence ATGAGAAAAAACTGGCTAAATAAAAATGTATTTGTAACAGGATGTTCCGGGCTTCTGGGTTCATGGCTTGTAGAAGAATTAATCCATAAGGGGGCCAATGTGATAGGACTTTTAAGAGATTATGTTCCTCAATCGAGGATCTACCACGATGGACTTATCCAGAAAATAACCACCGTAACAGGGAATATAGAAGATTTTTATTTAATCGAACGTGCATTAAATGAATATGAAATTGAAATTGTTTTTCATCTTGCTGCTCAGACAATTGTGCCTATAGCAAATAATAACCCTCTTTCAACATTCGAGACAAATATTAGAGGAACATGGACTTTATTGGAAGCATGCAGGCGGAACAGGAAGATAAAGAAAATAATAGTTGCTTCAAGTGACAAAGCATACGGCGAACATCAAAAACTTCCTTATACCGAAGATATGCCACTACAGGGGAAATATCCATACGATGTTTCAAAAAGTTGTGCTGATTTAATTGCACAGATGTACTTTCATTATTATAAAATCCCTGTCTGTGTCACAAGATGCGGCAACTTATTTGGAGGTGGAGATCTCAATTTTAATCGTATTGTTCCAGGGACAATACGCTCAATATACTATGGAGAAAACCCGATTATTAGAAGTGATGGCAAATACGTGAGAGATTATTTTTATGTTAAAGATGCAGCAAATGCATATCTCTGCTTAGCAGAAAAAATGGATAATGAAAAAATTATTGGTCATACATTTAACTTCGGAAACGATACCCCTATGACTGTATTAGAAATAACAGGGGAACTTCTTACTTTGATGGAGCGTTCGGATTTGCATCCTGTCATACTTAATGAAGCGAAAGGTGAGATTTTAAAGCAATATCTCTCTTCGAAAAAAGCTCGCAAGATACTTGGTTGGAAGCCAGTGTTTTCTTTAAGAGAAGGACTCAAAGAGACTATAAAATGGTATGAAAACTATTTCGCAACAGTTACAATATAA
- the gspG gene encoding type II secretion system major pseudopilin GspG: MDYLKKKSLIKNTNGFTLVELIVVMVILGMLAALVFPRLIPKVGKGKQSAAKTQIELLGQALDQFKLDTGRYPTTSEGLNALVTNPGIQNWDGPYLKKAVPNDPWGHPYHYESPGSHGDYDLISYGVDGSPGGEGENADITSWE; this comes from the coding sequence ATGGATTATTTAAAAAAGAAATCGCTTATAAAAAATACAAATGGATTCACACTCGTCGAGTTAATTGTTGTAATGGTTATTCTTGGAATGTTAGCAGCCCTTGTTTTCCCAAGATTAATACCAAAAGTTGGTAAAGGTAAGCAATCAGCTGCAAAAACACAGATAGAACTCCTTGGGCAGGCGCTTGACCAATTCAAACTTGATACTGGACGTTATCCAACTACATCAGAGGGATTAAACGCCCTTGTTACCAATCCAGGGATACAAAATTGGGATGGACCGTATTTGAAAAAGGCCGTCCCAAATGATCCATGGGGACATCCCTACCATTATGAATCACCTGGAAGCCATGGTGATTATGACCTCATATCTTATGGTGTTGATGGTTCACCAGGTGGTGAAGGTGAAAACGCCGACATCACAAGTTGGGAGTAA
- the purD gene encoding phosphoribosylamine--glycine ligase, producing the protein MKVLVIGESAKEHAIVWKLSQSKYVDKIYCCPGNAGIAEIAECVDFSPRNFDALTDFIKYEWIDLTIIGDEEQSAHGIADILEREGCKVFGANKISAQLRTRRSAAKNFLKVHGILTPEYKVFNSYSLAEDYIRLKGAPIVIKTDNCLDRNIVYTAFSVDEAMSILRTMMNDGNHDDTSKKIILEEYIKGKHATFTFLTDGNIALPFVSLYKYFCFNATDANQMSDGIGSYCPFHLEPNNLLSIHKIIDLFSRALKTEGFRYKGLCSLELIITDRPYVVEVNTCIGELDVQTILPRLKTDFVNIVLSVINDNINELNIEWYKKISAGVVLYSENIDINFQKGFIIKGLEQVKKITDTHLFHNNTKFQNGNITTCGGRVMSVIAIGDRFEDAKKRIYTAIENIGFEKMHYIKDIGLVPK; encoded by the coding sequence ATGAAAGTGCTTGTCATCGGTGAGAGTGCCAAGGAACATGCGATCGTATGGAAATTATCACAGAGTAAATATGTCGATAAAATTTACTGTTGTCCTGGGAATGCTGGAATCGCAGAAATCGCTGAATGTGTTGATTTCAGTCCAAGAAATTTTGATGCTTTAACCGATTTTATCAAATATGAGTGGATTGATCTCACCATAATTGGTGACGAAGAACAGTCTGCACATGGAATTGCTGATATATTGGAAAGAGAAGGGTGTAAGGTTTTTGGAGCAAATAAAATCTCTGCACAATTGAGAACAAGAAGATCTGCTGCTAAAAACTTTCTTAAAGTTCACGGGATTTTGACCCCTGAATACAAGGTCTTTAATTCTTACTCCCTTGCTGAAGATTATATAAGGTTAAAAGGGGCCCCTATAGTTATAAAGACTGATAATTGCTTAGATAGAAATATTGTTTATACTGCTTTTTCTGTGGATGAAGCAATGTCTATTCTTAGAACTATGATGAATGATGGAAATCATGATGATACCAGCAAGAAAATAATTCTGGAAGAATATATTAAAGGGAAGCATGCAACTTTTACATTTCTGACTGATGGAAATATTGCACTCCCATTTGTAAGTCTATATAAATATTTTTGCTTTAATGCGACCGATGCTAATCAAATGTCAGATGGTATCGGATCTTATTGCCCTTTTCATTTAGAGCCCAATAATCTGTTGAGTATTCATAAAATTATCGATTTATTTTCAAGAGCACTTAAAACAGAAGGGTTCCGATATAAAGGACTGTGTTCATTAGAACTAATTATTACTGATAGACCTTATGTGGTAGAAGTTAATACATGTATAGGTGAGTTAGATGTCCAGACTATACTGCCAAGGCTGAAAACAGATTTCGTTAATATTGTATTATCTGTAATAAATGATAATATAAATGAATTGAATATAGAATGGTATAAAAAGATTTCTGCGGGAGTTGTGCTATACTCCGAAAATATCGATATAAACTTTCAAAAAGGTTTTATAATAAAGGGACTTGAACAGGTCAAAAAGATAACAGATACTCATTTATTTCACAATAATACCAAATTTCAGAATGGCAATATTACAACATGTGGAGGAAGGGTGATGAGTGTAATTGCAATCGGGGATAGATTTGAAGATGCAAAGAAAAGGATTTATACAGCAATAGAGAATATAGGTTTCGAAAAAATGCATTATATAAAAGACATTGGTCTTGTCCCCAAATAA
- a CDS encoding HEAT repeat domain-containing protein, with translation MEQGKKETNDLKTMIADYMEGGYLDNIIDMFKHDPSLYVFVGELLTDERMRVRIGTAALIETLKSEDPVNVKKAINSLIPLLENESPVVRGDVAYVLGIIGDKDTMHLLEKLKEDEDENVKTIAQESIDEIKKI, from the coding sequence ATGGAGCAGGGGAAAAAAGAAACTAACGATTTAAAGACCATGATTGCTGATTATATGGAAGGAGGTTATCTAGATAATATAATAGATATGTTTAAACATGATCCAAGTCTTTATGTCTTTGTTGGTGAGTTACTTACAGACGAAAGAATGCGGGTAAGAATTGGGACAGCGGCCCTTATCGAGACATTAAAATCAGAAGACCCAGTAAATGTCAAAAAAGCCATTAATTCACTTATTCCTCTTTTGGAAAATGAAAGTCCGGTTGTAAGAGGTGACGTTGCATACGTACTGGGAATAATTGGTGATAAGGACACCATGCATCTTCTCGAAAAGTTGAAAGAAGATGAAGACGAAAATGTTAAGACTATTGCACAGGAATCAATAGATGAGATAAAAAAAATATAA
- a CDS encoding glycosyltransferase family 2 protein, with amino-acid sequence MILGKKLVVVMPAYNAEKTLIQTYEELPHEYVDEVILVDDGSSDRTVKIAGELNIRTIIHSTNRGYGGNQKTCYREALSHGADIVVMIHPDYQYSPRLVTAMASMIASGHYDIVLGSRILGGMALNGGMPLYKYIANRILTLIENIILGAKLSEYHTGFRAFNRRVLETLPIEKNSDDFVFDNEILVQAVSFGFRIGEISCPTRYFRDASSINFKKSVIYGFGVLFTTMKYLFHKLGIMSFTIFKKDIISRENRK; translated from the coding sequence ATGATTCTTGGGAAAAAACTAGTTGTAGTAATGCCTGCTTATAATGCTGAAAAAACCCTCATTCAGACATATGAAGAACTACCTCATGAATATGTAGATGAGGTTATTCTTGTTGATGATGGCTCTTCAGACCGAACAGTAAAAATTGCTGGAGAATTGAATATTAGAACAATAATTCATAGTACAAATAGGGGGTATGGAGGTAATCAGAAAACCTGTTATCGTGAAGCATTAAGTCATGGAGCAGACATAGTTGTTATGATACACCCTGATTACCAGTATTCCCCCCGTCTTGTAACTGCTATGGCATCAATGATTGCATCAGGACATTACGATATTGTGCTCGGGTCGAGAATACTCGGGGGGATGGCTCTAAATGGAGGTATGCCATTGTATAAATATATTGCGAATAGAATCCTCACACTAATTGAAAATATTATTCTCGGGGCAAAACTTTCTGAATATCATACAGGGTTTCGTGCATTCAATCGCAGAGTCCTCGAAACATTGCCTATCGAAAAAAACTCTGATGATTTTGTATTCGATAACGAAATTCTTGTTCAAGCTGTCTCCTTTGGCTTCAGAATAGGGGAAATAAGCTGTCCGACAAGATACTTTAGAGATGCATCTTCTATAAACTTTAAAAAGAGTGTTATTTATGGATTTGGTGTCCTATTTACTACGATGAAATATCTATTTCATAAATTGGGTATCATGAGCTTCACTATTTTTAAAAAAGATATTATAAGCAGGGAAAATAGAAAATAA